GAAGAGGTTTTTTTCGGATAGTTTCATACGCCGCATTTCCATCGCGGCGGCGATCATGATATAGGTCTTGCCCGTACCCACGCTGTGCGCCAAAAGGGTGGAACGTGAGGCGATAATTCGCGCCACGGCGTCCTTTTGGTGGGGGTACATGGTGATGACGGGATTCTTGCCGGGCAGGGAGAGGAAGGAGCCGTTGTAGCGGCGCGCCTTGATACAGCCGTAGCGGCGGTAGAAGATGTCTTCCAGCGTTTCGCGCACCTTGTCGTTGCCTTTGACGTAGCGGTTGAAGGCTTCGATGATATTGTTTTGCGCTTCCCTTGCGAGGGCTGTTTCGGCGTTGTTGACCGTGCGCTCGAAGCGCTGGTTCCTTGCGTAGCCCGGTTGATACACGCGGTTGACGTCGTATATGACGATGGCTTTGTTGTTGAGGGTGTCCTCGATGATTTGGGGCGGCGAAATGCGTTTGGTGCCGTAGCCCGTGGAGAACTTTTCGCCGTAGCGCACCTTCCAACGATTCAGGCGGGTGTCGTGTACCACGCCGTCTTTCAGTTTGAACCCCAGGTGCAGTAGGTCCACGACGAAATCGTTGACGATCTCGGCGGGTATCCAGGGCGAACCCAGCGTGTAGTATATTTGGTCGGTGGTCAAACGCACGGGCAACAGTTTTTCCAGCGCCTCCACGTTGGCGTCGAAGTAGCCTTGATATTTCTCGTTGGCGGCTTTGGCCGTCTCGTATTTTTGCAGAACGTTGCCCGAAAGGTACTCGTCCGAAGTCACCCACCCCTTGTAGAACACTTCGTTCCACTCCTTGGGGTTTTGGTAGACGCTCCCCGTCAGGCGCAGCAACCGCACGGTCTCGGCGAGATCCCGCCCCGCGATGGCCGCCACGTATTCCATATCCACCTTGCCGAGTTCGGCGAGGCTGTGCATCAAGGCGTCTTCGAGATTGTCCACCGTTTCGGTGGGCGCTTCGGCGGCGAAGGGGTTTACGTAGTCGGTGGGCAGGTCGTACGAGGTCACTTTTTTGACGTGTTCGGCTTGCCGCTTGGCTTCTTCTTCGGCTTTTTTCTCCTCGAGCAGTTTGTTGCGCTCTTCGCCGTAGCCCAAGTCGGCCAGTACCTTTTCGCCCAGTTTGGCCGCTTCTTCGTCGCTCATCGTTTGGCAGATGGCTTCGGTGTGGCGGTCGATGGCCTCCCGTATCTCGTCCGCCGTGCTGTCCTCGGCGATACGCAGGTCCGCGAGGGGTTCTTTGGGCGCGTCGCTCGCGCCGACCTCTATTGGGTCGGATAGACACAAATCCCCGTCGCTCGCGGCTACGGGGTTGGGTGCGGTCGTGTCGCTTGCGGTCACCTCTTCGTCGGGTGTGCCGTAGGCGGCCAAAACGTCTCGTGCGGCTCGTTCTTCTTTTTCGTTTATCTCTTCCATATTCCTCTTATCGTATAATCTCGTCAACGCGCAAATAATGCGTGCTTGCGCGTTCGCTTCCATTATATAGTATTAGCCCCGTTTTCGACAAATGGAAACACGCCATTGACAAAAAAACGCTCGGCGTTTTGCGGGCGGCTCGATAAGAGAGAGAAAAACGCGGTTTTCAGGATTCTTTCGCCTTTCGTTTCGCCTTCAGTCGGGCGATTTTCTTCACCTCGTCTTGGGCGGACAGGTGGAACTTGTTGGTTTGTCCGGCACTCGCTTTGGTCTTGTTGCGCATAATACCTCCTCGTCGCACGCCTATTGCCTTGGCGCGCGCCGTATTTCGGGCGTTAGTATGCGCGGGGCAGGGCGGTACGATACGATTTTCGCAAAAAGGGTAGCGCGGAAGGAAAAATTATGGTATAATTAATAATTATACGAACGTGGAGGACGGAATGAATCCCAAGACGATGGCGGCACTGGCCGCCGAAGCTATGCAAAAGCAGTTGGACGTCACCCCCAAGCCCGGCTTGGTGGACAAGAACGGAACGGGGGCGCACGTCGATTTGGACTATGCCACCATGCAAAAGGTCATCGCCATGCTCGTGCCCCATTGGGAGACCTTCGCCGAGACGGGGCTGTTCCTCGCCGAGAAGTCGGACGCCGAGGTTTCCGCCGTGATGGAAAAGGTGGGCGAAGCGGTCATCGACGAGATATTCGCCGTCACGGACGGCGTCAACGTCTACAAGGGCACGGTGTTTTGTCTCGGGCTGTTCATCACGGCCTACTACCGCCTCTACCGCAAGGGTGCGCCCTTGACGCCCGTGACCGTCAGCGACCAGATCGCTCGGTTGGCCGCGCCCATTCGCCGCCGCAAGGACACGCACGGCGATTGGGTCAACGAGAGTTACCAGGTGGGCGGCGCGTTGGCCGAGGCGCAGGCGGGCTACCGCCGTTGGTTGAACGCCTTGCCCCTATTGCGCGAGGCCGTGGCCAAAGGAGAGGAAGCGCGCTTTTTCCTGTACGTGGTGGCCCATCTCGAAGACAGTTGTCTATATTATCGCGCGGGTGCGGAGTTGGCCGGCAACGCGGCCACCATCGCCGCGTATTTGTACGAGCATTACAACGAGGAAGACGTCTTGGCGGCGTGCGCCTATTTCGAGCGTTGCCACCTGTCTACGGGTGGCGCGGGCGATATATTGACGCTGATGCTATTGGCGGACGCCGTATTACGATAGGGGGAAGTATGGAAGAGAAACTCATTGCCAAAGAAAAGGAATATTTAGCGAATACTTTGTCGGTGTTGCGCACGCAGGCCGAGAAGATAGACGCGGAATTGGGAGAGACCGGGCAGACGCTCATCGAGCAACGCCACCGGATATGGGAAAATCTCTCGGATATGGACGACACCGAGCAGTCGCAGGAAGAAACGCAGGCGCAACTCAAAGGGGAGCACTACGTTATGCTCGCCAAGCGGCGCAATATGATCGACAACCTTCTCTACAGCCCCTATTTCGGCAAGGTGGTGTTCGGCGAGACGTCGGACAAGCGCATCGCCTTCTACGTGGGCTTGTCGCAGGTGGACGACGGCAAGGGCGGCATCTACGTCATCGATTGGCGTGCGCCCATCGCCGATTTGTACTACAACTACGACGTGGGCAAGGCGGCCTTCGAAGCGCCCATGGGCACCGTGCGCGGCGAGATATACGCCAAATACCAATTCAAGATAACGGGGGGCGAATTGCGCTTTGTGGTGGATACGTCCACCACCATTCTGGACGAAGTGCTGTTGGCCGAGTTGGGCAAAAACGCCTCGGTCAATATGCGCCAGATAGCGGCCACCATTCAGCGGGAGCAGAACGCCGTCATTCGCCATTCCTACGGCGACAACGTGCTGGTGTTCGGCGTGGCCGGTAGCGGCAAGACGTCCATCGCGCTGCATAGAGTGGCGTACATTCTCTATCATTGCCGCAGTGCGCTCAAAGCGTCGGATATGCTCATCATCACGCCCAACAAGGCGTTCACCAAGTATATCGGCAACGTCTTGCCCGAATTGGGCGAGGAGATGGCCAAGCAGTTGAGCATAGAGGACATCGTGCGCAACGAACTCAGCGAATACTACTACGAAACGCGGCACGAACACCTCGAAAAGATTTACGCCACGCCGCCCGATGAAGCCTCTATCGCGGATATGCGCTACAAGGCGAGCACGCGCTTCGTAGAGGACGTGGAGCGCTTTGCCAAACGGGTGGAGCGCGCCAGCTTCAAGCCCCGCGATTTCGTGGTAGGCAAGACCTACGTCTGTCCCCGCTCCACCTTCGAGGTGCTGTACGGCAAGCGTTTCGCGGCCTATCCCTTGCTCGTTCGTATGAGAAAGATCGTGGAATACGTCGTCAGGGATATGGGCGATACCTATCACAGCAAATTGAGCGCCGCCCTCCGCGACAGGGTGAGCGAAATGATCATGAGTATGTTCACGCGCTACAACACCTTGGCCATGTACCGCATTATGCTGCGGGACCTCGCCGAGAAAGAGGGCGCACCCGTCAAGACGTTCGGCGAGGACGATCCCATTCCGTACGAGGA
This window of the Clostridia bacterium genome carries:
- a CDS encoding triphosphoribosyl-dephospho-CoA synthase, which encodes MNPKTMAALAAEAMQKQLDVTPKPGLVDKNGTGAHVDLDYATMQKVIAMLVPHWETFAETGLFLAEKSDAEVSAVMEKVGEAVIDEIFAVTDGVNVYKGTVFCLGLFITAYYRLYRKGAPLTPVTVSDQIARLAAPIRRRKDTHGDWVNESYQVGGALAEAQAGYRRWLNALPLLREAVAKGEEARFFLYVVAHLEDSCLYYRAGAELAGNAATIAAYLYEHYNEEDVLAACAYFERCHLSTGGAGDILTLMLLADAVLR
- a CDS encoding UvrD-helicase domain-containing protein, whose amino-acid sequence is MEEKLIAKEKEYLANTLSVLRTQAEKIDAELGETGQTLIEQRHRIWENLSDMDDTEQSQEETQAQLKGEHYVMLAKRRNMIDNLLYSPYFGKVVFGETSDKRIAFYVGLSQVDDGKGGIYVIDWRAPIADLYYNYDVGKAAFEAPMGTVRGEIYAKYQFKITGGELRFVVDTSTTILDEVLLAELGKNASVNMRQIAATIQREQNAVIRHSYGDNVLVFGVAGSGKTSIALHRVAYILYHCRSALKASDMLIITPNKAFTKYIGNVLPELGEEMAKQLSIEDIVRNELSEYYYETRHEHLEKIYATPPDEASIADMRYKASTRFVEDVERFAKRVERASFKPRDFVVGKTYVCPRSTFEVLYGKRFAAYPLLVRMRKIVEYVVRDMGDTYHSKLSAALRDRVSEMIMSMFTRYNTLAMYRIMLRDLAEKEGAPVKTFGEDDPIPYEDVFGFILFKSHIEGVRLKGNKVKHLFIDEMQDYTPAQYAYFNRVFGCPKTVLGDVNQMADPFLNVGDEETARAMLGGESCVRFDINTSYRSTYEIATYANRFTPVAITPIDRHGEEPVVAAVAAEDLVRRIKAEVDVARQKGYTSVAIIAKSADEARRLQDELRSIGAVLLLNADATYVGGVVVTTAFAAKGFEFDQVILADASDALYANPWDDRLLYISVTRALHRLVVLYTGKPSRYLGV